One Streptomyces drozdowiczii DNA segment encodes these proteins:
- a CDS encoding GtrA family protein, with translation MARFAVVGAVNTGTYYGLYLLLLHWLPYIAAHVLAFALSMIGSFFLNSYFTYRTRPTWRKFLLFPLTNAANFVITTGGVYLLVDLAGFSDRYAPLVAAAAAIPITFVVSRTIMLRPDTPSKTAERVG, from the coding sequence ATGGCACGTTTCGCTGTCGTCGGCGCGGTGAACACCGGCACGTACTACGGCCTCTACCTGCTCCTGCTGCACTGGCTGCCGTACATCGCCGCCCATGTGCTCGCCTTCGCGCTCAGCATGATCGGCTCGTTCTTCCTGAACTCGTACTTCACGTACCGCACCCGGCCCACCTGGCGGAAGTTCCTGCTCTTCCCCCTCACCAACGCGGCCAACTTCGTCATCACCACCGGCGGCGTCTACCTCCTGGTCGACCTGGCCGGATTCAGCGACCGCTACGCCCCGCTGGTGGCCGCCGCGGCCGCCATCCCCATCACGTTCGTGGTCTCGCGCACGATCATGCTGCGGCCGGACACACCGTCGAAAACGGCCGAACGTGTCGGCTGA
- a CDS encoding glycosyltransferase family 2 protein has protein sequence MLISLVVPCFNEEEILERFHERVTDEMSRLGHAFEVVYIDDGSADRTLPLIQELATADARVRYVSFSRNFGKEAAMLAGLQHAEGDTVVLMDADLQHPPELVGRMLQEHARGYDQVIARRTRAGDRVTRTVTARAYYWLINRLVDVELVDGVGDFRLLSRRAADAVLSLTEYNRFSKGLFAWVGFPTTTFSYENAVREQGRSAWTFGKLLNYGLDGLLSFNNKPLRAALYLGLLLTSVALAYAAWIVGVALVRGVDTPGYVTLLVVVTALAGVQMVLAGVVGEYVGRIYYEVKRRPHFLVKATNARTREAAAEPEPREFVRR, from the coding sequence GTGCTGATCTCGCTGGTGGTGCCTTGTTTCAACGAGGAAGAGATCCTCGAACGCTTCCATGAACGCGTCACGGACGAAATGTCCCGCCTCGGGCACGCGTTCGAGGTCGTCTACATCGACGACGGAAGCGCCGACCGGACCCTGCCCCTCATCCAGGAGCTGGCCACCGCCGACGCGCGCGTCCGGTACGTCTCCTTCAGCCGCAACTTCGGCAAGGAGGCCGCCATGCTGGCCGGCCTCCAGCACGCCGAGGGGGACACGGTGGTGCTCATGGACGCCGACCTCCAGCACCCGCCGGAACTGGTCGGCCGGATGCTCCAGGAGCACGCCCGGGGCTACGACCAGGTCATCGCCCGCCGCACCCGCGCCGGCGACCGCGTCACCCGTACCGTCACCGCACGCGCCTACTACTGGCTGATCAACCGCCTCGTGGACGTCGAACTGGTCGACGGCGTCGGAGACTTCCGGCTCCTCTCCCGCCGCGCGGCGGACGCCGTGCTCTCGCTCACCGAGTACAACCGCTTCTCCAAGGGCCTCTTCGCCTGGGTCGGCTTCCCCACCACGACGTTCAGTTACGAGAACGCCGTACGGGAACAGGGCCGTTCCGCCTGGACCTTCGGCAAGCTCCTCAACTACGGCCTGGACGGGCTGCTCTCCTTCAACAACAAGCCCCTGCGCGCCGCCCTCTACCTCGGCCTGCTCCTGACCTCCGTCGCCCTCGCGTACGCCGCCTGGATCGTCGGCGTCGCCCTCGTGCGCGGTGTCGACACCCCCGGTTACGTCACCCTGCTCGTCGTGGTCACCGCGCTCGCCGGCGTCCAGATGGTGCTCGCCGGGGTCGTCGGCGAGTACGTCGGGCGTATCTACTACGAGGTGAAGCGCCGCCCGCACTTCCTGGTCAAGGCCACCAACGCCCGGACCCGCGAAGCCGCCGCCGAACCGGAGCCCCGGGAGTTCGTACGCCGATGA
- a CDS encoding nucleoside triphosphate pyrophosphohydrolase — protein MNAEDPGRIVLLTVSHRVAPGLLSWPAWQALHGADEVRCGEPEQPQLPYLSEAGVTVTPGVPDAQELVDACAGGRTVVVLTGGAGNQPLTDGLARLAGSGRVRMPDLELLPGAYDLPGARLLDLVQVMDRIRVECPWTSQKTHKGLAKYAIEEAYELVEAIEDGDREELREELGDVLLQVVFHARIAEEDEEEPFSVDDVAGTLIEKLIHRHPHVFGDETAEVPEDSRAHWMRTKAIEKQRESVTDGVPIGQPGLALAAKLASRVRTAGLDVPLPEGDDIGYRLLALAVQAQEEGIDPEAALRAAGRAYRDAIRTAEGTG, from the coding sequence GTGAACGCTGAAGACCCCGGCCGCATCGTCCTGCTCACCGTCAGCCACCGGGTCGCGCCCGGACTGCTGTCCTGGCCCGCCTGGCAGGCGCTGCACGGCGCCGACGAGGTGCGCTGCGGCGAGCCGGAGCAGCCGCAGCTGCCGTATCTGAGCGAGGCCGGCGTCACCGTCACCCCGGGCGTGCCCGACGCCCAGGAGCTGGTGGACGCCTGCGCGGGCGGCCGGACCGTGGTCGTCCTCACCGGCGGCGCGGGCAATCAGCCGCTCACCGACGGCCTGGCCCGGCTGGCCGGCTCCGGACGGGTGCGGATGCCGGACCTGGAGCTGCTGCCCGGCGCGTACGACCTGCCGGGCGCCCGGCTCCTCGACCTCGTCCAGGTCATGGACCGCATCCGGGTCGAGTGCCCCTGGACCTCGCAGAAGACCCACAAGGGCCTCGCCAAGTACGCCATCGAGGAGGCGTACGAGCTGGTCGAGGCGATCGAGGACGGCGACCGCGAGGAGCTGCGCGAGGAGCTGGGGGACGTACTGCTCCAGGTGGTCTTCCACGCGCGCATCGCGGAGGAGGACGAAGAGGAGCCGTTCTCCGTGGACGACGTGGCCGGCACGCTCATCGAGAAGCTGATCCACCGCCACCCGCACGTCTTCGGCGACGAGACCGCCGAGGTCCCGGAGGACAGTCGCGCCCATTGGATGCGCACCAAGGCGATCGAGAAGCAGCGTGAATCCGTCACCGACGGGGTACCGATCGGCCAGCCCGGCCTGGCGCTTGCCGCGAAGCTCGCGAGCCGGGTCCGTACCGCCGGACTCGACGTGCCGCTCCCCGAGGGTGACGACATCGGCTACCGCCTCCTCGCCCTCGCCGTACAGGCTCAGGAGGAGGGCATCGACCCGGAGGCCGCCCTGCGCGCCGCGGGCCGCGCGTACCGGGACGCGATCCGGACGGCGGAGGGCACCGGATAA
- a CDS encoding cytochrome P450 family protein: protein MNDSPAQAAAVPAGCPAHTSSAAVPPAPELFTWEFATDPYPAYAWLREHSPVHRTTLPSGVEAWLVTRYADARQALADSRLSKNPAHHAEPAHAKGKTGIPGERKAELMTHLLNIDPPDHTRLRRLVSKAFTPRRIAQFAPRVQELTDRLIDGFVEKGEADLIHEFAFPLPIYAICDLLGVPREDQDDFRDWAGMMIRHGGGPRGGVARSVKKMRAYLLELIHRKREDLGDDLISGLIRASDHGEHLTENEAAAMAFILLFAGFETTVNLIGNGVHTLLNHPAERERLQRALAAGDSELLATGVEELLRYDGPVELATWRFATEPLTIGGQRVAEGDPVLVVLAAADRDPERFAGPDTLDLSRSDNQHLGYGHGIHYCLGAPLARLEGQAALATLLTRLPDLRLAGESGDLRWRGGLIMRGLRTLPVEFTPGARTRESDALSTL, encoded by the coding sequence GTGAACGACAGCCCCGCCCAAGCCGCGGCCGTACCCGCCGGCTGCCCCGCCCACACCTCGTCCGCCGCCGTGCCGCCCGCGCCCGAGCTCTTCACCTGGGAGTTCGCCACCGACCCGTACCCCGCGTACGCCTGGCTGCGCGAGCACAGTCCCGTGCACCGCACCACGCTGCCCAGCGGGGTCGAGGCGTGGCTCGTCACCCGGTACGCGGACGCCCGGCAGGCGCTCGCCGACTCGCGGCTGTCCAAGAACCCGGCGCACCACGCCGAGCCCGCGCATGCCAAGGGGAAGACCGGCATCCCCGGGGAGCGCAAGGCCGAGCTGATGACGCACCTGCTCAACATCGACCCGCCCGACCACACCCGGCTGCGCCGCCTGGTCTCCAAGGCGTTCACGCCCCGGCGCATCGCGCAGTTCGCGCCCCGGGTGCAGGAGCTGACGGACCGGCTCATCGACGGGTTCGTGGAGAAGGGGGAGGCCGACCTGATCCACGAGTTCGCCTTCCCGCTCCCCATCTACGCGATCTGCGACCTGCTCGGCGTGCCCCGCGAGGACCAGGACGACTTCCGGGACTGGGCGGGCATGATGATCCGGCACGGCGGCGGGCCGCGCGGCGGGGTCGCCCGGTCCGTGAAGAAGATGCGGGCCTATCTGCTCGAACTGATCCACCGCAAGCGCGAGGACCTGGGCGACGACCTGATCTCCGGGCTGATCAGGGCGAGCGACCACGGCGAGCACCTGACGGAGAACGAGGCCGCCGCGATGGCCTTCATCTTGCTCTTCGCCGGTTTTGAAACGACCGTGAACCTGATCGGCAATGGCGTCCACACCCTGCTGAACCACCCCGCCGAGCGCGAGCGGCTGCAACGCGCGCTGGCGGCCGGCGACAGCGAACTGCTGGCCACCGGGGTCGAGGAACTGCTGCGCTACGACGGCCCGGTGGAGCTCGCCACCTGGCGGTTCGCCACCGAGCCGCTGACCATCGGAGGGCAGCGCGTGGCGGAGGGCGATCCGGTGCTCGTGGTGCTCGCGGCGGCCGACCGGGACCCCGAGCGGTTCGCGGGACCGGACACCCTGGACCTGTCGCGGAGCGACAATCAGCACCTCGGCTACGGCCACGGCATTCATTACTGTCTGGGAGCGCCGCTCGCGCGGCTGGAGGGACAGGCCGCGCTCGCCACTCTGCTGACGCGCCTTCCGGACCTGCGACTTGCGGGAGAATCGGGGGATTTGCGGTGGCGCGGCGGGCTCATCATGCGCGGACTGCGCACTCTGCCGGTGGAATTCACGCCGGGGGCGCGCACCCGGGAAAGTGACGCTCTGTCAACTCTGTGA
- a CDS encoding SurA N-terminal domain-containing protein, with translation MHRRRRTALTVSAALLAAAPLVTACGSQAHPGAAAVVGGDRITVSTVQAQVADVRKAQGSSPQSAQLTDQSGQLARAKLHGLILDRVLDRAAADAGVTVSRAEIQQMRQSAVAQYSGEKGLQQAVLQERWLAPGQIDAFLREQIQITKLGQALGADPSTPEGTKAIGDALTKASKALNVDVNPRYGTWDNQQIQLGDYKAPWISQVTKPAQAAAEAGA, from the coding sequence TTGCACCGCCGCCGTCGCACCGCGCTCACCGTCTCCGCCGCGCTGCTCGCCGCAGCGCCGCTCGTCACCGCCTGTGGCAGCCAGGCCCACCCCGGCGCCGCGGCCGTCGTCGGCGGCGACCGGATCACGGTGTCCACCGTGCAGGCGCAGGTGGCCGACGTACGCAAGGCGCAGGGCTCGTCCCCGCAGTCCGCCCAGCTCACCGACCAGTCCGGCCAGCTGGCCCGGGCCAAGCTGCACGGGCTGATCCTGGACCGCGTCCTCGACCGGGCCGCGGCGGACGCGGGCGTCACGGTGAGCCGCGCGGAGATCCAGCAGATGCGCCAGTCCGCCGTCGCCCAGTACAGCGGCGAGAAGGGCCTCCAGCAGGCCGTCCTCCAGGAGCGCTGGCTCGCCCCGGGCCAGATCGACGCCTTCCTGCGCGAGCAGATCCAGATCACCAAGCTCGGCCAGGCCCTCGGCGCCGACCCGTCCACGCCCGAGGGCACCAAGGCCATCGGCGACGCGCTCACCAAGGCGTCCAAGGCGCTGAACGTCGACGTCAACCCCCGCTACGGCACCTGGGACAACCAGCAGATCCAGCTGGGCGACTACAAGGCCCCGTGGATCTCCCAGGTCACCAAGCCCGCCCAGGCGGCCGCCGAGGCCGGGGCCTGA